CCTGACGCGCGGAACGACGCGCGCCCATGTGGCGCGCGCGACGCTGGAAGCCATCGCCCTGCAAAGCGCCGAACTGATGACGGCGATGACGGCGGACTGCGGGATAGCGCTTTCCGAGCTGCGCGTGGATGGCGGCGCGGCGCGCAACGACCTGCTGATGCAGATGCAGGCGGATCTCCTGGGCGTGCCGGTGGTGCGGCCGCGCGTATCCGAATCGACGGCACGCGGCGCCGCGGGACTGGCGGGGCTGGCGGTCGGGTTCTGGAAAGACATGGACGCCTTCGCCGCCCAATGGCAGGCGGAACGGCGCTTCGAGCCCACCTGGTCGGCCGACCAGCGCGAAGCACGGCTGCGCCGCTGGGGACAGGCGGTGGAGTTATCGAAGAACTGGAGTAGAGGGGGTAGGTAGCCCACCCCCCGAAGCGCTGCGCGCTTCCCCCCTCAAGGGGGGCGACGCCAGCGGACCGGGGGACCCGGATCCGCGGCGTCCCGGGTCGGGGGCACCTGTTTTTTGCGGAAGGAGGGCCCCACCCCCGAAGCGCTACGCGCTTCCCCCTCAAGGGGGCGACGCCGGCGGACCGGGGGACCCGGATCCGCGGCGTCCTGGGTCGGGGAGCACCCAATCTTTGCGGCGAACGTGGAGCATTGAATGAATCTGGCCCGTATCGATCTGGTGACGCTGGCGCTCTTCGTCTCGGTGGCGCGGCTGGGCAGCATATCGGCGGGCGCGCGGCAGTCGCGGCTGGCGGTGGGCGCGGCCAGCAAGCGGATTTCCGATCTGGAAGCCGCGCTGGGTTCGCCGCTGCTGTTCCGCAAGGCGGCCGGCGTGGAGTTGACCGATGCGGGCCAGGCCTGCCTGGCCCACGCGACACGCATCCTGCAGGAAGTCGACCAGATGGCGGGCACGCTGTCCGATTACGCGCAAGGCGTGCGCGGTCAGGTTCGGATCGCGGCCAATACGTCGTCGATCACGCAGTTCCTCCCTGACGACCTGTCGCGGTTCATGACGGAACATCCGGCCGTCCGCATCGACCTGGAAGAACAGAACAGCAGCGACATCGTCGCCGCCGTGGCGGAGAACCGCGCCGACATCGGCATCTTCGGCGAACGCACGCCGGAAGCGGGGCTGCAGACTTTCCCCTATCGGCGCGACGAGCTCATGCTCGTGGTGCCCGACAGCCACCCGCTGGCCACGCGCGCCAGCGTCGCATTCGCGGAAACGCTGGAGTATGACTACGTCAGCCTGCCGCCCAGCACGTCGCTGGCCAGCCTGCTGGCGCAGGAATGCACGCGGCTGGATATGCCCATGAAACTGCGCATCCAGGTCCGCAGCTTCGACGCGATCTGCCGCATGGTGGTCGCAACGCGCGGCATCGGCGTGCTGCCGCGCATCGCGGCAGAGCCGCATGCGCGGTCGATGCAGTTGAAGCTGATTCCACTCACCGACGACTGGACGCGGCGCTGGCTGCTATTGGCCGTGCGCGATGTGGACACACTCACTCAGGCGGCGCGCATGCTGCTGACGCAATTGCGCGCGGCGAACTAGCGCGGAAGCGTCACCGCGTCGGCCACTGCCTCGGCCGTTGCCGCGCTCAAGGTCCAACCCAAGTGGCCGTGCCCCGTGTTGTAGAACACGCCCGGAGACCGGCCGCGCCCGACCCGGGGCAACATGCTGGGAAGCATGGGACGCAGCCCCGCCCACGGGATCACCCGCGCCGTCGAAGCGCCGGGAAAATGTCGGCGGGTCCAATTCACCAGCGGCGCGATGCGGTCGGCCCGGATATCCCGGTTGTACCCGTTCAACTCCGCCGTGCCGGCCACACGAAATCGGTCCCGCCCCAGCCGGCTGGTGACGATCTTGGCGGCGTCGTCGAGCAGGCTGACCCAGGGCGCGGACGCCTGGCTTTCCGCATCGTCCAGGCAGACGGTGATGGAGTAGCCCTTGACCGGATAGATGTTCACGCGGTCGCCAGCCATGGCGGCGAACTGGCGGCTCGCGACGCCCGCGCACACCACGACGGCGTCGAAGGCTTCCGTGTCGACTTCATCGCCCTGGCTGAAGTCCATGGCGATGCCAGACCCGCCACTGGCGCCAAGGCGCCGGAGCGCGCTCACGGCAGCGTCGTAGCGGAACGCCACCCCTTGCCGCGCGCAGGCCTCCGCCAGACCGCGCGTGAATTTATGGATATCGCCGGTGGAGTCGGATGGCGTGAAAAAGCCGCCATGGAAACGCCCCCGCAGCGCCGGCTCGATGGCCTGGATTTCTTCCGGCGTGACCGGATCGCGCTCCAGCCCGCCTTCCCGGAGCAGGGCGTTCGTCGCCGCCGCGCGCTCGAACTCCTCCTTGCTCCCGTAGACGTGCAGGATGCCGCGCCGTTCCAGATCGAAATCTATCCCTTCGCGCCTGGCGATCTCGAACAGATGCTCGCGCGCGGCGATCGCCAGCCGCACCGTTTCCAGCGTATTGGCGCGATATCTGGGTATCTGTCGCAGGAATTCCGCGATCCAGGTGTATTTGTGCCAGCTGGGCAGCGGATTGAGCAACAGTGGCGCATCGCGCGTGAACATCCATCGCAAGCCTTTCAGGATGGTGGCACGGCTGTTCCAGACTTCGGCGTTGCTGGCCGACAGCTGGCCGCCGTTCGCGAAGGAAGTGTCCATGGCGGCATAGCGGCCGCGCTCGAATACGGTCACCGCATGGCCGCGGCGGACAAGGGCGTAAGCGGTCGTGACGCCGGTGATTCCGGCGCCGATGATGGCGATGCGTGGCATGACATGGTCCAGTGGAGGTCGACATAGCCGGCCGGTTGGCCGGCGCCATGCCCCATCTGTCCATGTACCTGAGAGTTTGCGCCCGCGCCTGGTACATCCTTGGCGAAGCTCCCCTTCGGTGGGCGCGATCAGCGCCTCTCTCCAGATGTTCCCCGTCGCACGGTCCTTTTGCCTGAGAGTTTCCGGGGCGGTTGCTCCGTCGGCGTCGTCGTGATGACCGATCTCTTCCGTGCCACGATCGAGAACGTCCGGACATTAGCACCAATGCAGCCCGCCGCACAAGATCGGCGTTGCCGATGTCGCGGCGCTCCCCGACGCGGCCTGCACAGATGCGAATATCATGCACGTGCGTCGACACACCCTGGAGGAACGCCGTGATGCTCGATCATCCGATATTCAAACGCTGGCCGGCGCTGCACCCGGACCGGCTGCAGCTCTTTTCCCTGCCCACGCCCAACGGCGTGAAGGTCGGCATCATGCTGGAGGAAACGGGGCTGCCCTACGAGCCGCATCGCATCGACATCATGGCGAACGACAACCACGATCCGGCCTTTCTCTCGCTCAATCCCAATGGCAAGATTCCGGCCATCTACGATCCGGACGGCCCCGACGGGCGGCCGCTGGCCCTGTTCGAATCGGGCGCCATCCTGATCTATCTTGCCGACAAGTCGGGGCAGTTTCTTTCCACCGATCCGCACACGCGCTACGAAACCATCCAGTGGCTGATGTGGCAGATGGGCGGCGTCGGGCCCATGTTCGGACAGCTCGGCTTTTTCCACAAGTTCGCCGGCAAGGCTTATGAGGACAAGCGGCCGCGCGATCGCTATGCAGCCGAATCGGCACGGCTGCTGGGCGTACTGGACCAGCGGCTCGCGGGCCGGGACTGGGTGATGGGCGCGGACTACAGCATCGCCGACATTTCGTTGATCGGGTGGGTCCGCAACCTGATCGGGTTCTATGAAGCCCGCGAGGTGGTCGATTTCGACCGCTTTCGTAACGTGCAGGCGTGGCTGGACCGTGCCTTGGCGCGCCCGGGCGTGCAGCGCGGCCTGGCGGTCACGGCGGCCTGAACGTCCCCACCACATCGACGCCGGGTTTGCCGCAACGCGGCCCCGGCCGCCCGCATGCCCGTATTCCCGCATGCCCGCCTTTCGCGTTTCCGGAAACCCCCTTAGCCGGATGCGTCATTCCCCTCGCCGACCGGCCTGCGGCACACTGTCCGTCCCTGGCAGCCAACCGCAGGGGGAGACATGACACGACAAATACTCGCGGGCATCCGCGTGCTGGAACTGGGCCAGCTCATCGCCGGCCCCTTCGCCGCGAAAACCCTGGCCGACTTCGGCGCGCAGGTGATCAAGATCGAACCGCCGGGCGTCGGCGACCCGCTGCGCAAGTGGCGCATGCTGCATGAAGGCACGTCCGTGTGGTGGGAAGCGCAATCGCGCAACAAGCAATCCGTCTGCGTCGACTTGCGCCAGGCGGAAGGCCAGGACCTGGTCCGCACGCTGGCCGCCGAAGCCGACGTGCTGATCGAGAATTTCCGCCCGGGCACGATGGAAAAATGGGGTCTGTCGTGGGAAGCCCTGCACGCGCTGAATCCCCGGTTGATCATGCTGCGCATTTCAGGCTACGGCCAGACCGGCCCCAGGGCCGGTGAACCTGGCTTTGCCGCCATTGGCGAGGCCATGGCGGGACTGCGCTACCTGAACGGCGAACCCGGACGTGCGCCCGTGCGCGCCGGCCTGTCGCTGGGCGACACCATCGCCGGCCTGCACGGCGCGCTGGGCGTGCTGCTGGCCTTGTACGAACGCGACGCGCGCGGCGGCACCGGCCAGGTGATCGACGCGGCCTTGTACGAAAGCATCTTCAACCTGACCGAAAGCCTGCTGCCCGAATACTCGGTATTCGGCGCCGTGCGCGAACCCGCCGGCGCGGCGCTGCCCGGCATCGCGCCATCCAACGCCTATCCCTGCCAGGACGGCTACGTCCTGATCGCCGGCAACGGCGACGGCATCTATACGCGATTGATGTCGCGCATCGGCCGCGAGGACCTGGCGCGCGACCCGGCATTGGCCCGCAACGACGGACGGGTCGCACGCGTGGCGGAGATCGACCAGGCCATCGGCGCGTGGACGCAGGTCCGCACCATCGATCAGGTACTGGCGTCGATGCGCGAGGCGGGGGTGCCGGCGGGACGCATCTACAGCATCGCCGATATCGCCGAAGACCCGCATTACCGCGCCCGCAAGGCCATCGTCACCGTCGAGTCGGCCAGCGGTATCGCGGTCGAGATGCCGGCGGTGTTCCCGCTGCTCTCTGGCAATCCTGGAGAAGTCCGCGAGCGCGCGCCCACGCTGGGCGAGGACACCGACGTCGTGCTGCGCGAGATAGGCGTGGACGAGCAGCGCCTGGCGGCGCTGCGAGCCGCCGGCGTCATTGCCTGAGGTTTTGCCTGAGTTATCGCCTGAGTTATCGCCTGACCGCGGGCAGGCCGCCACGCGCGGCCTGCTCCCAGGAACCCGCAGTCCCCACGGCAAGGCACCGCCTGCCGACCAACCGCATAACAACGAACGGAGACATGAACATGAAAAGCTCGAATACCGTCCGGCCCCTGCGCCGCCTGCTGCTTGCCGCCGGACTCTGCGCGCTCGCCTTCGGTCCGATGGCGGCGCACGCCGCCTATCCCGACCGGCCGATCACGCTGATCGTCTCCGCCGCGCCCGGCGGCACCACCGACATCGCGGCCCGCCTGATCGCGCAGCCGCTGGCCAAGGCCCTGGGACAATCGGTCGTCGTGGAAAACAAGCCCGGGGCCTCGGGCAGCATCGCGGCGCAGGCGGTCAGCCGCGCCGCGCCCGACGGCTACACCCTGCTATTGCAGTATTCCGGCTACCAGGTCATCACGCCGCTGATCACCCAGGGCCTGAATTGGGATCCCATCAAGTCGTTCGCACCCGTGGCAAACATCCTGTCGGCGCCGCAAGTGGTGGTGGTGCGGCCAACCTTGCCGATCAAGACGATGAAAGAACTGGTGGACTACGCCAAGGCCCATCCCGGCGAACTGAACTACGCATCGTCAGGCAACGGTTCTCTGCAGCAGGTCGCCACCGAATTGCTGAACCAGATGGCGGGCATCAAGACGACCCACATCCCGTACAAGGGCACCGGCCCCGCGCTGGCCGATCTGCTCAGCGGCTCCGTCGACATGACCATCACGACGCCGCCGCCGCTGCTGGGACAGATCGCCGCGGGCAAGCTGCAGCCCCTGGCGGTGACCGGCAAGTCGCGGCTCGAATCCCTGCCCAATGTCCCGACGGCGGCGGAAGCCGGCTACCCCGACCTGCTCGTCTCGTCCTGGTTCGCCATGTACGCGCCCGCCGGCACGCCCAAGGAGGTGATCGGCAAGCTGTCGGGCGAGATCGAGAAGATCATGAAGACCGACGAATTCCGCAAGAAAGCCGCGGAACAAGGCGCGGAAGCCGACTTCATGGGTCCGGAACAGCTGGGCAAGTACACCCAGGAAGAACTGGTCCGCTACAAGACCGTGGTGGAGAAAGCCCACATCACAGCGAACTGAGCCGGCAGGGGTGCCGCGATCGTCGCACCGCGCCCCAGGGCGCGCGTCGCGGCGATCGCCGCCTCTACCCCTGCTGTTCCGCCACGACCGCGCGCAGGCTGTCCAGCGCGGTTTCCACCGCGGCGGGCTGGAAGGTTTCCTGGCGCCAGTACATCGCGACGGCGCCGAAACCGGACAGGCGCAAGGGCAGTATGCGCATGGCGTTCATCTGCGAAAACCGCAGCGCCGCGCGATGCGATGCCACGCCGATCAGGTCGCTGCTGCTGACCAGGGTCAGGTTGATGGTGACCGAATTCGATTCCACATGGTCCGCCGGCATGGACTTGCCGGCGGCCGTCAGTGCCGTGTCCAGGGCATTGCGTATCGGCGTGCCCTTCGGCCATACGATCCAGCGGTAGGCCATCAGGTCTTCCCACGTGATGCGCGCCTTGCCGAACACGGGATGCCGGGGCCGCGCCACCATATGCACGGGCTCCAGGTACAAGGATTCGGACAGGATGGCCGGATCGTGATGTTCGGGCGCTGAGCGGCCGACGACGATGTCCAGTTCGCCCTGGGCCAGCTGCGTCAGCAGATGGTCCATGGTCGATTCGACCAGCTTCACGCGTGCCTGCGGCATGCGCTCCAGCAGCCGCATGACGGCCAGCGGCACGGTGTCCGACGCCGATGCCCCCGACGCCCCTATCACCACGCGGCCGCCGCCGCCCTGCCGCAGCGCGGCCATGTCGCCGCTGGCGCGCTCCAGTTGCGCGTCGATGCGCTGGGCATGCGCGATCAATGCCTCGCCATAAGGCGTCGGCCGCAACCCGCGCGCATGGCGCTCGAACAGCGGCAGGCCGATATCGTCTTCCAGGTCCTTCAGCCATTTCGACAGGCCGGGCTGGGTGGTGTTCAACATGGCGGCCGAGTGGCTGATGTTGCGGGTCTGCGCCAGGCTCAACAGCATTTTCAGGTTGCGCAGGCGCAGGCGGTAGGTCCAGTCCATGGTGTCTCGGTTTTTCCTGCCGCACGTCTACCGGCGGACCGGCACCCCCGGGCGCCGGCGGCAGCCATATTGTTTATTGTATGGATAATAAGATAATTTCATTTCAAGAGGCATACCGGCGCTCTCATAATACGCAAAAACCTGAAGGAGACAACACCATGGCCGAAGGAAGCTCCACGCGCGCCGACCGCGCCGCGTACTACGAACGGATCGCGCGCAAGAACATGGCGCCGTTGTGGGAGTCCTTGCATAACCTGGTGCCGCGCACGCCGCAGCCGCGCTGCGTACCCGCGATGTGGCGCTACAACGATGTGCGCGCCGACGTCATGGAAGCCGGCACGCTGATTTCCGCCGAAGAAGCCGTGCGCCGCGTGCTGATCCTGGAAAATCCCGGCCTGCCCGGACAGGCCAGCATCACGCAGACCCTGTATGCCGGCCTGCAACTGATCCTGCCGGGCGAGATCGCGCCCAGCCATCGCCATACGCAATCGGCGCTGCGCTTCATTGTCGAAGGATCGGGCGCCTATACGGCGGTCAATGGCGAGCGCACCACCATGCATCCGGGCGACTTCATCATCACGCCCTCATGGACGTACCACGATCACGGCAATATCGAAGCGGCCGAAGGCGGCGAGCCGGTGGTGTGGCTGGACGGCCTGGATATCCCGCTGCTGCGCATGCTGGATGCCGGCTTCGCCGAAAACTACCCGGCCGCCACGCAGCCGGTCACCCGCGCGGAAGGCGACAGCTACGCGCGCTTCGGCAACAACATGGCGCCCGTGCGGCACGTGCCCGCGAACGGCAATTCGCCCATCTTCAACTATCCCTACGAGCGCAGCCGCGAGGCGCTGGACCAGCTTTATCGCTTCGGCGAACTGGATGCCTGGGATGGGGTGAAGCTGCGCTACGTCAATCCGGCCACGGGCGGCTATCCCATGCCGACGATGGCGACCTTCATGCAGCTGTTGCCTGCCGGGTTCCAGGGCAAGACCTATCGCAGCACGGACTCCACCGTCTACTCGGTGGTGGAAGGCCGCGGTACGGCGCGCGTCGGCGACCAGGAATTCCACTTCGGCCCGCGCGACCTGTTCGTCGCGCCGTCGTGGCAACCGGTGCAACTGGCCGCCCTGGACGACGCCATCCTGTTCAGCTATTCCGATCGCCCGGTGCAGGCCGCCCTCGGCCTGCTTCGAGAAGAGAGGTGACCCACCCCCCGAAGCGCTGCGCGCTTCCCCCCTCAAGGGGGGCGACGCTGCGGACCGGGGGACCCGGACCCGCGCGTCCCTGATCGGGGGCACCTGTTTCTTGCGCGCGTCTTGGTTTGGCGGCACCTGTTTCTTGGCGCCGTTTTCTTTCCTTTCCCACAAGGTTTCTTGTCATGCCTTACGTCTTTGCTCCGCCGGCGACCGTCGCCGTGCCCGTTGCCGGAACCGGCGACAGCTTCCCCGTGCGCCGCGTGTATTGCGTCGGCCGCAACTACGCCGCGCATGCGCGCGAGATGGGCTTCGATCCCGACCGCGAGCCGCCGTTTTTCTTCTGCAAGCCGGCCGATGCCGTCATGCCGGTGGCCGAAGGCGAAACGCTGAACCTGCCCTATCCCACCGAAACCGCCAACTATCACTACGAGATCGAGCTGGTCGCCGCCATCGGCAAGTCCGGCGCGAACATCGCGGTGGAAGATGCACTCGGCCATGTGCATAGCTATGCCGTCGGCCTGGACATGACGCGCCGCGACCTGCAGATGAAGATGCGCGAAGCCGGCCGGCCATGGGAACTGGGCAAGGCCTTCGACGACAGCGCGCCGATAGGCCCGTTGTACCCGGTCGGCGCCAAGGGCCATTTCGACGACGCCGCCATCTGGCTGAAGGTGAACGGCCAGGACAAGCAGCGCAGCGATACGTCCAAGCTGATCTGGTCGGTGGCCGAAACCATCAGCTATCTGTCGCGCTACTTCCGCCTGGAGCCGGGCGATCTGATCTACACCGGCACGCCCGAAGGCGTGGGGCCGGTGGTCAAGGGCGACCTCATGGAAGGCGGGGTCGATGGACTGGGTACGCTGCGCGCGAAGGTGGTCTGAGCCATGAAAGATACCGATGTCATCATCGTGGGCGCCGGCGTCGGCGGCCTGGTACTGGCGCTGAGCCTGCATCAGGCCGGCATCGCCTGCCGCGTGTACGAAGCCGTTCCGGAGATCAAGCCGCTGGGCGTGGGCATCAACCTGCTGCCGCACGCCGCGCGCGAACTGGACGAACTGGGCATGCTGCCGGCGCTGGACAAGCTGGGCGTCCACACCAAGGAAGCCATCTTCTTCACCCGCCACGGGCAGTTCATCTACAGCGAACCCGCCGGCAAGGCGGCGGGCTATGCCTGGCCGCAATATTCCATCCACCGCGGCGATCTGCAGATGGCGCTGCTCGATGCCGTGCGCCAGCGCCTGGGCGACGACAGCGTGCGCGTGGATCATCGCGCCGTGCGCGTCGAACAGGACGATGACGGCGTCACGGTGCACATGACTGACGGCGCCGGCAAGCCCCTGCCATCCGTGCGTGGCGCCATCGTGGTCGGTTGCGACGGCATCCATTCGGCGCTGCGCAAGCAGCTGTATCCCAACGAAGGGGCGCCGCGCTATTCCGGCGTCAACATGTGGCGCGGCGTCACGCGCTGCAAGCCTTTCCTGAGCGGCGGCAGCATGGTGCGCGCGGGCTGGCTGTCGATCGGCAAGATGGTGATCTATCCCATCCGCGACAACGTCGACGCCGAAGGCAACCAGTTGGTGAACTGGGTCGCCGAAATCGAATCGCCCGAACCCGCCGTGCGCGACTGGACCCGCCAGGGCCGCCTGGAAGACTTCTTCCCGGCCTTCGCCGACTGGCATTTCGATTGGCTGGACGTGGCGGCGCTGATACAGAACGCGGATTCTGTGCTGGAGTATCCGATGGTCGACCAGGATCCGCTGCCCACGTGGACGCAGGGCCGCATGACCCTGCTGGGCGACGCCGCGCATCCCATGGTGCCGCGCGGCTCCAACGGCGCCGGCCAGGCCATCATCGACGCGCGTTTCCTGGCGGGCCAGTTGAAGAAGCAGGGCCTGACGCCGGCCGCGCTGCAGGAATACGACCGCGTGCGCGTGGCCGCCACCACCAAGGTGGTGCTGACCAATCGCAGCAATCCGCCGGACGCCATTCTGCGCGAAGCGTACGAACGCTCGCGTGACCAGCGTTTCGAGCGCATCGAGGACGTCATCAGCCACGACGAGCTGCAAGCCATATCGGACCGCTACAAGCAGGTGGCCGGCTACGACCCCGAAACGCTGAAGTCACGCCCCTCTTTCATCTGACCATCGCAGCATCCACCATCGGGCAGCGCCGAGACACCTGCCCGCAAGGAGAACAACATGCAGACCCTGTTTCGCGCCCTGGCCGCGCTGGCTCTTGCCCTGACGGCATCCGTCAGCCAGGCCGCCTGGCCGGAGCGCCCGATCACGCTGATCGTGCCTTTCACGCCGGCCACCGGCATCGACCTGGTGGCGCGCCAACTGGCCGCGACACTGCCCAAGACGCTGGGCCAATCCGTCATCGTGGAAAACCTGGCCGGCGCCAGCGGCAACATCGGCACGGAAAAGGTGGCGCGCGCCGCGCCCGACGGCTACACCTTCCTGGTGACGGTGAACACCTTCGTCATGAACCAGCCGCTGTACAAGGAGAAGCTGCACTATGACCCGGTGAAGGACTTCGCGCCGGTCAGCCTCACGTCCTGGGGCACGCTGCTGCTGGTGACCCACCCCTCCAACCCCGTCAACACGGTCCAGCAACTGGAGGACGCCGCGCGCAAGGAACCCGGCAAGCTGACCTACGGCACCCCTGGCGTGGGCACGCCGCATCACCTGGCCATGGCGCTGCTGCTGGACCAGACCAAGGCGCAGATGCTGCACGTACCGTACAAGGGCACGGCGGGCGCGGTGACCGACATGCTGGCCGGGCGCCTGGACTATATGTTCCTGCCCGTGCACGTGGCGCTGCCGCAGATCAAGGCCGGCAAGCTGAAGGCCATCGCCACCGGCAGCCCCAAGCGCATTCCGCAGCTGCCCGACGTGCCCACGCTGACGGAGTCCGGCCTGAAAGGCGCCGACGTCGACATGTGGTACGGCGTGCTGGCGCCCAAGGGAACGCCGGCCGCCATCGTCGACAGCCTGAACAAGCAGATCGCCGAAGCGCTGAAGGCGCCATCCACCGCCACCGCCTTTGAAGCGCAAGGCATGGTGCCAGCAACGTCCACGCCGACGGAATTCGGCGACCTGATCGCCAAGGACGCCAAGCGCTGGAGCGACATCGTGACCCGCGCCGGCATCAAGGCGGATTGAACCATGCAACTCTACAGCTTCTTCAACAGCTCCACGTCCTACCGCGTCCGCATCGTCCTGGCCCTGAAAGGGCTGGACCACGATTACCAGGGCATCAATATCCGCAAGCTGGAGCACCGCGCCACGGAATACATGGCGCGCAATCCTTCAGGCAGCGTGCCGATGCTGCGCGATGGCGATATGGAACTGGGCCAGTCCATGGCCATCATCGATTACCTGGATGCGACCTATCCGGAGCCGCGCCTGATTCCCCGCGACACCCTGCAGCGCGCGCGCGTGCTGGAGCTCAGCGGGGTCGTCGCCTGCGACATCCACCCGGTCAATAACCTGCGCATCCTGCGCTACCTGACCGAAGTGCTGGGCGTGACGGCCGAACAGAAGGATGCCTGGTACCGCCACTGGGTGCAGGATGGAATGCGGGCCGTGGAAGCGCTGCTGGAACGCCACGGCCACGGCCCCTATTGCTTCGGCGATGCACCCACGCTGGCGGACGTCTGCCTGGTGCCGCAGATCGCCAACGCGCAACGCATGGGCTGCGATATGTCGGCCTATCCGCGCGCCATGGCCGTCTACGCGCATTGCAACACGATAGCGGCCTTCCAGCGTGCCGCGCCTTCCGAGCAGCCGGACTACACGGCCTAGCGGATTCCGGAGAATCCGCCAGGCAATCAATTCGTGCTGGCGCCCGACACCTGCACGATCTCCTTGTACTTGTCCTTCTCGCTGCGCACGAAGCTGGCGAACTGCGCCGACGACATGGGCTTGATCTCCGAGCCCATGGTCAGCAGGCGCTGGCGCACGTCCGGCTGCATCAGCGCGGCGCTGTAGGCCTTGTTCAGCTTATCGACCACGGGTGCGGGCGTGCCGCCCGTCGTGAAGACGCCGAACCAGGTACCCAGGTCGAAATCCTTGACGCCGGATTGTTCGACGGTCGGCACGTCCGGCAACAGCGAGGAACGTTCCTTGGTGGTCACGGCCAGCGCCTTGACCTTGCCGTCCTTGATCAGGGGCGCCGAGGCGGCCAG
This genomic interval from Bordetella genomosp. 8 contains the following:
- a CDS encoding Bug family tripartite tricarboxylate transporter substrate binding protein, which produces MKSSNTVRPLRRLLLAAGLCALAFGPMAAHAAYPDRPITLIVSAAPGGTTDIAARLIAQPLAKALGQSVVVENKPGASGSIAAQAVSRAAPDGYTLLLQYSGYQVITPLITQGLNWDPIKSFAPVANILSAPQVVVVRPTLPIKTMKELVDYAKAHPGELNYASSGNGSLQQVATELLNQMAGIKTTHIPYKGTGPALADLLSGSVDMTITTPPPLLGQIAAGKLQPLAVTGKSRLESLPNVPTAAEAGYPDLLVSSWFAMYAPAGTPKEVIGKLSGEIEKIMKTDEFRKKAAEQGAEADFMGPEQLGKYTQEELVRYKTVVEKAHITAN
- a CDS encoding glutathione S-transferase N-terminal domain-containing protein, with translation MMLDHPIFKRWPALHPDRLQLFSLPTPNGVKVGIMLEETGLPYEPHRIDIMANDNHDPAFLSLNPNGKIPAIYDPDGPDGRPLALFESGAILIYLADKSGQFLSTDPHTRYETIQWLMWQMGGVGPMFGQLGFFHKFAGKAYEDKRPRDRYAAESARLLGVLDQRLAGRDWVMGADYSIADISLIGWVRNLIGFYEAREVVDFDRFRNVQAWLDRALARPGVQRGLAVTAA
- a CDS encoding LysR family transcriptional regulator, which produces MNLARIDLVTLALFVSVARLGSISAGARQSRLAVGAASKRISDLEAALGSPLLFRKAAGVELTDAGQACLAHATRILQEVDQMAGTLSDYAQGVRGQVRIAANTSSITQFLPDDLSRFMTEHPAVRIDLEEQNSSDIVAAVAENRADIGIFGERTPEAGLQTFPYRRDELMLVVPDSHPLATRASVAFAETLEYDYVSLPPSTSLASLLAQECTRLDMPMKLRIQVRSFDAICRMVVATRGIGVLPRIAAEPHARSMQLKLIPLTDDWTRRWLLLAVRDVDTLTQAARMLLTQLRAAN
- a CDS encoding LysR family transcriptional regulator produces the protein MDWTYRLRLRNLKMLLSLAQTRNISHSAAMLNTTQPGLSKWLKDLEDDIGLPLFERHARGLRPTPYGEALIAHAQRIDAQLERASGDMAALRQGGGGRVVIGASGASASDTVPLAVMRLLERMPQARVKLVESTMDHLLTQLAQGELDIVVGRSAPEHHDPAILSESLYLEPVHMVARPRHPVFGKARITWEDLMAYRWIVWPKGTPIRNALDTALTAAGKSMPADHVESNSVTINLTLVSSSDLIGVASHRAALRFSQMNAMRILPLRLSGFGAVAMYWRQETFQPAAVETALDSLRAVVAEQQG
- a CDS encoding fumarylacetoacetate hydrolase family protein; the protein is MPYVFAPPATVAVPVAGTGDSFPVRRVYCVGRNYAAHAREMGFDPDREPPFFFCKPADAVMPVAEGETLNLPYPTETANYHYEIELVAAIGKSGANIAVEDALGHVHSYAVGLDMTRRDLQMKMREAGRPWELGKAFDDSAPIGPLYPVGAKGHFDDAAIWLKVNGQDKQRSDTSKLIWSVAETISYLSRYFRLEPGDLIYTGTPEGVGPVVKGDLMEGGVDGLGTLRAKVV
- the gtdA gene encoding gentisate 1,2-dioxygenase — protein: MAEGSSTRADRAAYYERIARKNMAPLWESLHNLVPRTPQPRCVPAMWRYNDVRADVMEAGTLISAEEAVRRVLILENPGLPGQASITQTLYAGLQLILPGEIAPSHRHTQSALRFIVEGSGAYTAVNGERTTMHPGDFIITPSWTYHDHGNIEAAEGGEPVVWLDGLDIPLLRMLDAGFAENYPAATQPVTRAEGDSYARFGNNMAPVRHVPANGNSPIFNYPYERSREALDQLYRFGELDAWDGVKLRYVNPATGGYPMPTMATFMQLLPAGFQGKTYRSTDSTVYSVVEGRGTARVGDQEFHFGPRDLFVAPSWQPVQLAALDDAILFSYSDRPVQAALGLLREER
- a CDS encoding CaiB/BaiF CoA transferase family protein; the protein is MTRQILAGIRVLELGQLIAGPFAAKTLADFGAQVIKIEPPGVGDPLRKWRMLHEGTSVWWEAQSRNKQSVCVDLRQAEGQDLVRTLAAEADVLIENFRPGTMEKWGLSWEALHALNPRLIMLRISGYGQTGPRAGEPGFAAIGEAMAGLRYLNGEPGRAPVRAGLSLGDTIAGLHGALGVLLALYERDARGGTGQVIDAALYESIFNLTESLLPEYSVFGAVREPAGAALPGIAPSNAYPCQDGYVLIAGNGDGIYTRLMSRIGREDLARDPALARNDGRVARVAEIDQAIGAWTQVRTIDQVLASMREAGVPAGRIYSIADIAEDPHYRARKAIVTVESASGIAVEMPAVFPLLSGNPGEVRERAPTLGEDTDVVLREIGVDEQRLAALRAAGVIA
- a CDS encoding D-amino acid dehydrogenase is translated as MPRIAIIGAGITGVTTAYALVRRGHAVTVFERGRYAAMDTSFANGGQLSASNAEVWNSRATILKGLRWMFTRDAPLLLNPLPSWHKYTWIAEFLRQIPRYRANTLETVRLAIAAREHLFEIARREGIDFDLERRGILHVYGSKEEFERAAATNALLREGGLERDPVTPEEIQAIEPALRGRFHGGFFTPSDSTGDIHKFTRGLAEACARQGVAFRYDAAVSALRRLGASGGSGIAMDFSQGDEVDTEAFDAVVVCAGVASRQFAAMAGDRVNIYPVKGYSITVCLDDAESQASAPWVSLLDDAAKIVTSRLGRDRFRVAGTAELNGYNRDIRADRIAPLVNWTRRHFPGASTARVIPWAGLRPMLPSMLPRVGRGRSPGVFYNTGHGHLGWTLSAATAEAVADAVTLPR